One window of Pseudomonas urmiensis genomic DNA carries:
- the qhpE gene encoding subtilisin-like serine protease QhpE encodes MGAELRVGVIDSGCSPDQAAGLLGARRFWLDDGVLREGEALADQLGHGTAVLARLRREASRVPVLMAQVFQQHGSTSALQVAAALLWLVEQGVSVVNLSLGLHQDRPVLRQACAEAQAAGVLLCASSPAQGMPVYPANYPGVIRITGDARCAAGQWSWLNSAQADFGGHMGGQGSAGASMACAALTGRIAAMLRDQPRMDAQQVLDRLRRHAAFIGPERRGVVDA; translated from the coding sequence ATGGGCGCTGAGCTGCGGGTCGGGGTGATCGACAGCGGCTGCTCGCCCGACCAGGCGGCAGGCTTGCTGGGTGCGCGCAGGTTCTGGCTGGACGACGGCGTGCTGCGCGAGGGAGAGGCGTTGGCCGATCAATTGGGCCACGGCACTGCCGTGCTGGCGCGGCTGCGCCGTGAAGCGAGCCGGGTGCCGGTGCTGATGGCCCAGGTGTTTCAGCAGCACGGCAGCACCAGTGCGCTACAGGTGGCTGCGGCGCTGTTGTGGCTGGTCGAGCAGGGGGTCAGTGTGGTCAACCTCAGCCTCGGCCTGCACCAGGACCGGCCGGTGCTACGCCAGGCCTGCGCCGAGGCTCAGGCGGCTGGAGTGCTGTTGTGCGCCTCCAGCCCTGCCCAGGGCATGCCGGTGTATCCGGCCAATTATCCGGGGGTTATCCGTATCACCGGGGATGCCCGCTGCGCTGCCGGGCAATGGTCGTGGTTGAACAGCGCCCAGGCCGATTTTGGCGGGCATATGGGCGGGCAGGGTTCTGCTGGTGCGAGCATGGCTTGTGCAGCGTTGACCGGGCGGATTGCCGCGATGCTGCGCGATCAGCCGCGGATGGACGCCCAGCAGGTGCTGGACCGGTTGCGCCGCCACGCAGCGTTTATTGGCCCGGAGCGCCGAGGTGTCGTGGATGCCTGA
- a CDS encoding ABC transporter ATP-binding protein, giving the protein MGGLFSRLIETSDPLLMRQALAWLYGFVRPQRKAIAVLLGLSLSASLLALAQPWLVKTLIDEGLLARDYQTLWHMAAIMIVAGLLGTVLAGVNRYLHTRLSGRILFALRDDLYRHLQQLSPTFYGRRRTGDILSRLDGDVAEIQRFAVDSLFSAVSSGIGLIGAVTLMLMLSWQLSLLLALLIPIEVLWLRWMRRKVEREVRSLRERSADVSSFLVETLPAMKFIQASGQQAREAGRLDQLGQGYMGQLLKVQVTEFFTQAVPGTLTSWCRACAFLIGGWWVIQGTWQLGALIAFSTYMGMAVGPVQSLLGLYVAIQRMAVSLGRVMELRQEPVAVREVPVPRPMPQGTGELRLERVQFSHAGRQGAVMREVDVVIPGGLKVAISGASGVGKSTLIDLLQRFYDPDAGRILLDGADLRELDLGALRRRIAVVSQDIVLFRGTLAQNLAYSAPEASRAQLEQVVQLTQLDSLVQSLPLGLDGLLGERGQQLSGGQKQRIAIARALLQEPAILVLDEATSAVDEATEREVIAAIDQLFAGRTRILISHRASTLADAQLRLHLHEGQLQVLPLETAGHGR; this is encoded by the coding sequence ATGGGCGGGTTATTTTCCAGGCTGATCGAAACCAGCGATCCGCTGCTGATGCGCCAGGCACTGGCCTGGCTGTATGGCTTTGTCCGCCCACAGCGCAAGGCGATTGCCGTGCTGCTAGGGTTGTCCCTGAGCGCCTCGCTGTTGGCATTGGCCCAGCCCTGGCTGGTCAAGACCCTGATCGATGAAGGCCTGCTGGCGCGCGATTACCAGACCTTGTGGCACATGGCGGCGATCATGATCGTCGCCGGCCTGCTCGGCACCGTGCTGGCCGGGGTCAATCGCTACCTGCACACGCGTCTGTCTGGGCGCATCCTGTTCGCTTTGCGCGACGACCTCTATCGGCACCTGCAGCAGTTATCGCCGACCTTCTATGGCCGCCGACGTACCGGCGATATCTTGTCGCGGCTGGACGGCGATGTCGCCGAGATCCAGCGCTTTGCCGTGGATTCGCTGTTCTCGGCGGTGTCCAGCGGGATCGGCCTGATCGGCGCGGTCACGCTGATGCTGATGCTGTCGTGGCAACTGTCGTTGCTGCTGGCGTTGTTGATCCCGATCGAGGTGCTGTGGCTGCGCTGGATGCGGCGCAAGGTCGAGCGTGAAGTGCGCAGCCTGCGTGAGCGTTCGGCGGATGTCTCGTCGTTTCTGGTCGAAACCCTGCCGGCAATGAAATTCATCCAGGCCTCAGGCCAACAGGCCCGCGAGGCCGGGCGGCTGGATCAGCTTGGCCAGGGGTATATGGGCCAGTTGCTCAAGGTGCAGGTCACCGAGTTCTTTACCCAGGCAGTGCCTGGCACGCTGACGTCGTGGTGCCGCGCCTGTGCGTTTCTGATCGGCGGCTGGTGGGTGATCCAGGGCACCTGGCAGCTGGGGGCGTTGATCGCGTTTTCGACTTACATGGGCATGGCGGTGGGGCCGGTGCAGAGCCTGCTGGGGCTGTACGTGGCAATCCAGCGGATGGCGGTGAGCCTGGGGCGGGTGATGGAACTGCGCCAGGAGCCGGTGGCCGTGCGCGAGGTGCCAGTGCCGCGACCGATGCCGCAAGGGACGGGCGAGCTGCGCCTGGAACGCGTGCAGTTCTCCCATGCCGGGCGCCAGGGTGCGGTAATGCGGGAGGTCGACGTGGTCATCCCGGGCGGGCTCAAGGTGGCCATCAGTGGTGCCTCCGGGGTCGGCAAGTCAACGCTGATCGACCTGTTGCAACGCTTCTACGACCCCGATGCCGGACGCATTCTGCTCGATGGCGCCGACCTGCGCGAACTCGACCTGGGCGCGCTGCGCCGCCGTATCGCGGTGGTCAGCCAGGACATCGTGCTGTTTCGCGGCACCCTGGCGCAGAACCTGGCCTACAGCGCCCCCGAGGCCAGCCGCGCCCAACTTGAACAGGTGGTGCAGTTGACCCAACTGGACAGCCTGGTGCAAAGCCTGCCGCTGGGCCTCGATGGCCTGCTGGGCGAGCGCGGCCAACAGCTTTCTGGTGGGCAAAAGCAACGCATCGCGATTGCCCGGGCATTGCTCCAGGAACCGGCCATTCTGGTGCTCGATGAAGCCACCTCGGCGGTGGACGAAGCCACCGAGCGTGAGGTGATCGCCGCCATCGACCAGCTGTTCGCCGGGCGTACGCGGATTCTGATCAGCCACCGTGCCTCGACCTTGGCCGATGCCCAGTTGCGTTTGCATTTGCATGAAGGGCAATTGCAGGTGTTGCCGCTGGAGACGGCTGGCCATGGGCGCTGA
- a CDS encoding sigma-54 interaction domain-containing protein: MNVNDASFEELLNALHDGVYITDGDGKTLKVNQAYERLTGLSSADLIGRLMQELVKEGIISQSASLRVLQEGRPVSVMQSLSKGKKLLVSATPILDAEHRISYVVSTVRDMTELLRMKHERDELQQLKQLRHSTAKLHAGQRDSLLHSPLMADQEVSGRVFALARQVADSTVKVLLQGETGVGKTLVAQFIHNASGRAGEPFLALNCGALPENLIEAELFGYAPGAFTGAGPKGKRGLLELAHNGTLFLDEIGDLPLPVQVKLLKVIEENRFIPVGGLELKEVDVRIISASHHDLKQLVAEGRFRADLYYRLNVVPITIPALRERSEEIPPLLHYYLDSFNSRYQRQVQWSLAALDLLCEYAWPGNIRELINIVERLVVTNQSGTIEALDLPEEILDLSRQNTDDSRLPLRKVLENAERAAIRAALQTHKTTRLAAKALGVSQATVVQKMKRWERSD, translated from the coding sequence GTGAACGTCAACGACGCCAGTTTCGAAGAACTGCTCAACGCTTTGCATGACGGCGTGTACATCACCGATGGCGACGGCAAGACGCTCAAGGTCAACCAGGCCTATGAGCGTCTGACCGGCCTGAGCAGCGCCGACCTGATCGGCCGGCTGATGCAGGAGCTGGTCAAGGAAGGCATCATTTCCCAATCGGCATCCCTGCGGGTGTTGCAGGAAGGCCGGCCGGTGTCGGTGATGCAAAGCCTGAGCAAAGGCAAGAAGCTCCTGGTCAGCGCCACACCGATTCTCGATGCCGAGCACCGAATCTCCTACGTCGTGAGCACCGTGCGCGACATGACCGAACTGCTGCGCATGAAGCATGAGCGCGATGAGCTGCAGCAGCTCAAGCAATTGCGCCACAGCACCGCGAAATTGCATGCAGGCCAGCGCGACAGCCTGTTGCACTCGCCGCTGATGGCCGACCAGGAGGTGTCCGGGCGAGTCTTCGCCTTGGCCCGACAAGTTGCCGATAGCACGGTCAAGGTCTTGCTCCAAGGCGAAACCGGGGTCGGCAAGACCCTGGTCGCGCAGTTCATTCACAACGCCAGCGGGCGTGCCGGCGAGCCGTTCCTGGCGCTTAACTGCGGCGCCCTGCCGGAGAACCTGATCGAGGCCGAGCTGTTCGGCTATGCGCCCGGCGCCTTCACCGGCGCTGGCCCCAAGGGCAAGCGCGGCCTGCTGGAGTTGGCCCACAACGGCACCTTGTTCCTCGATGAGATCGGCGATCTGCCGCTGCCGGTGCAGGTCAAGCTGCTCAAGGTCATCGAAGAAAACCGCTTCATCCCGGTCGGCGGCCTGGAGCTCAAGGAAGTCGATGTGCGCATCATCAGCGCCAGCCACCACGACCTCAAGCAATTGGTCGCCGAAGGCCGCTTTCGCGCCGACCTGTACTACCGGCTCAACGTGGTGCCGATCACTATCCCGGCGCTGCGCGAGCGCAGTGAAGAAATCCCGCCGCTGCTGCATTACTACCTCGACAGCTTCAACAGCCGCTACCAGCGCCAGGTGCAATGGAGCCTGGCGGCGCTGGATCTTTTGTGCGAGTACGCCTGGCCGGGCAACATCCGCGAGTTGATCAACATCGTCGAGCGCCTGGTGGTGACCAACCAAAGCGGCACCATCGAAGCGCTGGACCTGCCCGAGGAGATCCTCGACCTCAGTCGGCAGAACACCGACGACAGCCGCCTGCCGCTGCGCAAGGTGCTGGAAAACGCCGAGCGTGCTGCGATCCGTGCCGCGCTACAGACGCACAAGACCACCCGCCTGGCCGCCAAGGCGCTGGGCGTGAGCCAGGCGACCGTGGTGCAGAAGATGAAGCGCTGGGAGCGCTCTGATTAG
- a CDS encoding iron-containing alcohol dehydrogenase, giving the protein MSISAFKIANKLITGPAAIEQLAAELTRLKVDNPLIVTDAILLKSGTVDLALAQLGARPYGIFDQVQPEPEIAIVEACTRAYREGGHDGVIGLGGGSAIDIAKGVAAFAGHAGPLAELFGVDLVTRKGPPLIAIPTTAGTGSEVTNVAIFSDKQAQLKKGIVSDYLLPDVALVSPSMTLTCPRSVTAASGVDALVHAIESYLSVNASPITDAIALGAIKLIAKALPKAYANPTNLKAREDMATASLMAGMAFGNAGVGAVHALAYPLGGRFNIAHGVSNALLLPYVMAWNKLACVERLRDIAAAMGVRVAELSDKQAADQAVQAMAELCAAVDIPSGLRSFNVPADAIPAMAEEASKIDRLMRNNPRQLSAADIEQIYRAAY; this is encoded by the coding sequence ATGAGCATTTCTGCCTTCAAGATCGCCAACAAATTGATCACAGGCCCCGCGGCCATCGAACAACTGGCCGCTGAGCTGACCCGCCTCAAGGTCGACAACCCGCTGATCGTCACCGATGCCATCCTGCTCAAATCCGGCACCGTCGACCTCGCCCTGGCGCAGCTCGGCGCCCGCCCCTACGGCATTTTCGATCAAGTCCAACCCGAGCCGGAGATCGCCATCGTCGAGGCCTGCACCCGCGCCTACCGTGAGGGCGGCCACGATGGCGTGATTGGCCTGGGCGGCGGCAGCGCAATCGATATCGCCAAAGGCGTCGCAGCGTTCGCCGGGCATGCAGGGCCGCTGGCTGAATTGTTCGGGGTTGACCTGGTCACGCGCAAAGGCCCGCCGTTGATCGCCATCCCGACCACGGCCGGCACCGGCTCGGAAGTGACCAATGTGGCGATCTTTTCCGACAAGCAAGCACAACTCAAGAAAGGCATCGTCAGCGACTACCTGCTGCCAGACGTGGCCCTGGTCAGCCCGAGCATGACCCTGACCTGCCCGAGGAGCGTGACCGCTGCCAGCGGTGTCGATGCGCTGGTGCATGCGATCGAGTCGTACCTGTCGGTCAACGCCTCGCCGATCACCGACGCCATCGCCCTGGGCGCTATCAAGCTGATCGCCAAGGCGCTGCCCAAGGCCTACGCCAATCCGACCAACCTCAAAGCGCGCGAAGACATGGCCACCGCCAGCCTGATGGCCGGCATGGCATTTGGTAACGCTGGGGTTGGCGCGGTGCATGCGCTGGCCTATCCGCTGGGCGGTCGCTTCAACATCGCCCACGGCGTCAGCAACGCCTTGCTCCTGCCCTACGTGATGGCCTGGAACAAGCTGGCCTGCGTCGAGCGCCTGCGCGACATCGCCGCCGCCATGGGCGTGCGCGTGGCCGAGCTGAGCGACAAGCAAGCCGCCGATCAGGCGGTTCAGGCCATGGCCGAGCTGTGCGCGGCGGTGGATATCCCCTCGGGCCTGCGCAGCTTCAACGTGCCTGCCGACGCTATCCCGGCGATGGCCGAAGAAGCCAGCAAGATCGACCGTTTGATGCGCAACAACCCGCGCCAGCTGAGCGCCGCCGATATCGAGCAGATCTACCGCGCAGCCTACTGA
- the qhpG gene encoding flavin-dependent monooxygenase QhpG: MPETAILILGAGPAGAACAIGLRRLGYPVTLVSDWRRFAAVEGVSQRVLDALRHAGLGGALGQAAMPATRHVRWNGEQLQLNQEFLLDRQRFDAALRDELRRAGVVLVEGRVREVQREHGYQVKLEHGPVLQGGFLVEARGRQAPLASDRLRGPETVSLLNLWQSTPGPPASAVESLDDGWAWMARLADGRCYWQITLDAGAAGLPGKAQLPGYCADRRRQSAKVCELFDPQALQPAPVHARSSTAILAGDCAGSDWLRVGDAAMAVDPLSGNGIFQSLSSALQAPVVINTLLRMPERAALARQFHQQRIEQLFLRFARMGRDFYRQEQRLAGQPFWRNRQDWPDEQPMHVAAQWSAVRIERRPVLRDGWVDQTEVVVTADQPLGIWHLQGIELAPLVAKLQAGAAIDEVLSGRAPDQQGMLRRWLAEQGYR, translated from the coding sequence ATGCCTGAAACAGCGATCCTGATCCTCGGCGCAGGCCCCGCTGGCGCCGCCTGCGCGATTGGCCTGCGCCGGCTGGGCTACCCAGTTACGCTGGTGTCCGACTGGCGCCGCTTCGCCGCCGTTGAAGGCGTCTCGCAGCGGGTGCTGGATGCGCTGCGCCATGCCGGGCTCGGTGGCGCGCTGGGCCAAGCGGCAATGCCGGCCACCCGTCATGTGCGCTGGAACGGTGAGCAGTTGCAGCTTAACCAGGAGTTCTTGCTCGATCGCCAGCGCTTCGACGCGGCCTTGCGCGATGAACTGCGCCGCGCCGGGGTGGTGCTGGTCGAAGGCCGGGTGCGCGAGGTGCAGCGCGAGCACGGCTACCAGGTCAAGCTGGAGCACGGCCCAGTGTTGCAGGGTGGGTTTTTGGTCGAGGCACGTGGCCGCCAGGCACCGCTGGCGAGTGATCGGCTGCGCGGCCCGGAGACCGTGAGCTTGCTCAACCTCTGGCAATCGACCCCAGGCCCGCCAGCCTCGGCGGTGGAAAGCCTGGACGATGGCTGGGCGTGGATGGCGCGCTTGGCCGACGGCCGCTGCTACTGGCAGATCACCCTGGACGCCGGCGCTGCAGGCCTGCCCGGCAAGGCACAGTTGCCCGGGTACTGCGCCGACCGGCGCAGGCAGTCGGCCAAGGTCTGCGAACTGTTCGACCCGCAGGCCCTGCAACCCGCCCCAGTCCACGCACGTAGCAGCACAGCGATCCTCGCTGGGGACTGTGCGGGCAGTGACTGGTTGCGGGTGGGGGATGCGGCAATGGCGGTTGACCCATTGTCGGGGAATGGGATCTTCCAGTCGTTGTCCTCGGCATTGCAGGCGCCGGTGGTGATCAACACCCTGCTGCGCATGCCTGAACGGGCGGCGCTGGCACGGCAATTTCATCAGCAGCGGATCGAGCAACTGTTCCTGCGTTTTGCCCGGATGGGGCGCGATTTCTACCGTCAGGAGCAGCGCCTGGCCGGCCAGCCATTCTGGCGCAACCGCCAGGACTGGCCGGATGAGCAGCCGATGCATGTAGCGGCGCAGTGGAGCGCAGTGCGTATCGAGCGTCGGCCGGTGCTGCGCGATGGTTGGGTGGACCAAACCGAAGTGGTGGTGACTGCCGATCAGCCGCTGGGCATCTGGCATTTGCAGGGCATCGAGCTGGCGCCGTTGGTGGCCAAGCTGCAGGCGGGCGCAGCTATCGATGAGGTGTTGAGTGGCCGAGCGCCGGATCAGCAGGGCATGCTGCGGCGCTGGTTGGCAGAGCAGGGTTATCGCTGA